TTACTCCAAAATCAGTTTGAAAAACCAATGCCGATGTCTCAACATTCAATCTTGTTTTTTTTACTACTGATTCAGTTTCTGCAAAACTTCCATTTAAAACCGGAGTCATTATAAATGATAGTGCTAATAAGAATACTACAAGTAAATTAAGTAATTTCTTTTTACTTCTCATATCAAATCCTCCTAAAAGTTTATTTTGATATCATTATACCACAAGCAATTTCCATTTGTTAATTACTAAAGTCAAAAAGTGGTAAGTCCATTATATTTTATTGGGTATAATATTGAATAATCGTAAAAGGAGGCAACACATTTATGTTTAATATAAAAATATTTTCGGATTTTGCATGACCATTTTGTTATTTTGGCTTAGGTTTAGTCAATAAGCTTACAGAAGATGGAATAGAGTCTAATGTTGAATGGATTCCATTTGAATTAGACCCAAATGCACCATTGGAAGGTATGGACTTATTTACTGTATATCCAAAGGACTATGTAGTAAACTCAATAAACCATCTAAATAAATTAGGTAGGGGCTTAAACATTAAATATAATAATGTAAATTCCAAGTTTAACACCAGAAGAGCACATTTAGCTGGGTATTATGCCAAAGATCATAACAAGTATAATAAATATTCAAACGAAGTATTTAAGGCATATTTTGGTGAAAAGCTTAATGTTGCAGATGTGGGTGTATTAAACAAAATTGCAGAAAGTCTTGGTTTAAACATAGCAGAAATGAATGAAGCAATAGACTCCGGTAAATATGATAGTAGACTTGATGAGGATTATAGACTTGCAAGTGAATATTCCATACATTCTGTGCCAACATTTATTATAAATGAAAAGACTATAATATCTGGAATTAAGGAATATGATGAGTTTAAAAAAATATTTTTAGATTGAATTTTCTATGGGATGGTATTGCTACCATCCCTGTTGATTATTATATATGTATGATGAATTTGGACCAGGATGAAATGGAGAGATTTGTAAACTATAGTTTTGATAATTGTCCATACTTTAAACTGTATGACGAATATAAAACCGTGAAAAAACAGAATTAGTGCAGGATGATTCAATCCACTTTTTACATTATGTAGACAATTTAAAAGAATGTTTACATTTCGAACAAGTGATTTTAATTCTTCCTTTTCCTTTAGGAATTCTAAGTCTTGTACTACATTCCGGGCAACTTACAACTGTATAATCTAATAATCCTTCTATCTTTGCTGTGTCTAATCCCACCACAACATCATTTCCAACTAAAAAAGCAGGTACTCCTTGAATTCCTCTTTTAGCAAATTCATTACGTGCTTCCATATCCTTGTTTATATCTTTTTCTTCAAATGAATACCCTTTATTTCGAAGGTACACCTTCGCACTTTTACAATGTGGTCAAGTTTCAGTTGTAAATACTATTATGTGTTTCATAAATAAGCTCCTCCTTAAATAAAAGTATACCCTTTATTCCTTAAATTCCCCAATTATTATAAATATTAAGTCCCTCATTAGTAACAGCTCAAAGTTTAGCATTGGGAATAATATGATTGAATTTAGTCTTCAATTACTATATAATATAGAATCTGATTGGGTAGATTATATATTGAAGAGCTTATTTTAGAAGCTCTTTTTAAATGTTAAAGAGAGGTAATAATAATGATAAAAGTTGATAACTTGTCCTACTCATTTCCACAAAAAGATCTTTTTAATAATATTTCATTTGAATTAGAATATGGTCAGCACTGTGCTTTTATAGGACAAAGCGGTATTGGAAAAAGTACACTCATAGATATAATTATGAATCCAGAAAGATACATGTTTGATGGGAAACTAGAGATAGACACTAATTGTAGAATTGGATATGTAAGCCAGTTCTCTGAACTAGATAAAACAAAGGAAATCACAGTATTCGAATATATTGGTGAAAAATTTATTAAGCTACAAAATGAAATAAATATTATCTGTGCTAAAATGGAAACATCTTCGGATATTGATACTTTATTAGAGGAATACCAACAAGCTATAGATGCATTTGATGCAATTGGTGGAGACAATTTCGAAAGCCTTATTAATAAAAAACTTAATCTTGCAAACCTAAATAAACACAAAGATAAGTTGGTTTTTGAACTTAGTGGTGGTGAATTCAAACTTATTCAGGTGATTAAGGAAATGCTTAATAATCCAGATTTAATGATAATGGATGAACCTGATGTATTTTTAGACTTTGAAAACCTTAATGCTCTTAAAAATCTAATTAATTCACACAAAGGAACATTGTTAGTTGTTACGCACAACAGATATCTATTGAACCATTGTTTTAATAAAATCTTACATCTTGAAAACATGGAGGTTCAGGAATTTAATGGTAGATATATTGACTATAACTTCGAATTACTTCAAACCAAAATTGAGTTACAGGAACTAGCTACTGCTTATGATGAAGAAATTCAGCGAAACGAGATCCTATTAGAAAAACTTAGATTTAACGCAAATCAAGATGCTGAGGCTGCTAAAGGAAAATCAGTAAATGCTAGAGCTAAGATTCTAGAAAGATTAGAAGAACGTAGAATTAAAGCACCATTTTTAGCAATTAAAGAACCAGATATACATTTTGATACTGATGATGTAAACGAAGAAGATAAAGTTGTTCTTAACGTAGATAATTATAGTCTTACTTTTAAAGATATACTTCTAGAAAATGTTAACTTTGAAATAAAGTCTACTGATAAAGTGGCTATTATTGGACCTAATGGTACAGGAAAAACTACTTTATTAAAAGAAATTTTTGAAAATAAAAATGATGCTATTGGTATTAATGGAGACGTTAAAATAGCTTATTTATCCCAGATTCAGGGAGAAACACTAAATGATTCTAATACAATAGCCGACGAGTTCTTCGATGCAGGTTTTAAATCTTATGATGACATTAAATCATGTATTTCAAGCTATGGCCTTGATGAAGACATGATCAATCAAAAGATAGGGTCTTTATCTGGTGGAGAAAAAAATATGCTTCAATTAGCTAAAATTTCTGGTAAGAAAGCAAATATATTGCTACTTGATGAGCCAACTAGCCATTTAGACACCTATTCACAAATTGCACTTGAAAAAGCCATAGAAAATTACAAAGGCGCACTTCTAATGATTTCTCATGATTACTATACTATTGTAAATAGTATGGACTATGTCTTAATAATTGAAGATAAGACAATTAGAAAAACGAGTATGCGTAAATTTAGAAAGATGATTTATGATAATTATTTTGATAAAGATTATTTAGAAATTGAGCAAAAGAAAAAATTAGTTGAAACCAAAATTGAACTAGCTTTAAAAGATAATGATTTTGAACATGCAAAAATTTTATCTGAAGAGTTAGAAAAGCTAATTAAGTTACTTTAAGTTATTAGAGGTAGTCCAGAATCTGGACTACCTGTTTTTATCCAAAATCTCCTTTAAGACTAAAAGTTTTTTTAATGGTCACAATAATTGATGAAGTAAAAATAGATTCGGGAGGATTGATATTTAACATGAGCCAATATGCAAATGTAGAAAAAGAGAAAAAGGATCTTAGTTCTACAAACTCACTTTCCAATTTCGACCCTAAAAAAAACTTAGGAAAACTTGACTTAACTAATAATTTTGCAACTGACTACTATACAACGTTTAGGTAGTGAATCGGGGGTACTTTACCCCTTTCCACTAAAATAAAAGTCCAACTTCCTAGGTCCTGCTAATATATCTCTGCCTACATACAACAGCCCTTCTTCATTGGCTTTTACGCTCCATTTTATCAAAGCAATACTTCCATCTATAATTTCTATTCCTGTTATACATCTTGGATGGACACAGCTGCCATCATTGAAATAAGGGGGGCTTTCTAAGTCAGGAAAATATGGTCTGTGATTATGCCCTGCTATTAATATATGATTCTCTTTCATTACCCACTGGGTAAGTTTATTTGCTAGCTTATGTCTCTTCTTATAATTTTTTGCAGTCCTAGTTACATCATTTACTCCGTAAAGTTCCAAAGGTCTCCACAGATGCCTTACAAGAAATCTTGTAATAGGCCAAATATCATAATTTATAAAATCAACTTGATGTCCATGAACAAGAAATATTTTATTATCATCATTTTTATAATTTAGTACAAGTCCTTCATGAACTACTATATTCTCAAATAGTAGAATATCTTCTTGTTTCCTTTCATCATAATAATAGTACAAATTATCCTTTAGAAAACCTTCACTTTTCTTTACTATATCGTGATTGCCATAAAGCATATAGAACCTATCTTCCTCATAGAACTTTGACATAAGCCAGAATACATCACTATGTTCTCTTAGGATATCTTTAAAATTATTCAATTCCCAAAGCTCATCTCCATCACCTAGTTCAATATAGGTGTATTGCTCTTTATAATAATATGATAAAGCAGTAAAAAATGTATTCTGATTCTTTGCGAAGGAGTCAGACCAATTTCCATCACCCCTATGAACATCACTCATGATTATTATTCTTGAATTGTCATCTATATTTATTTCCTTAGAAGAATTAAAGACTTTAGTCAAGCGGTCCAGTATATTCATATATATCCCTACCTAATAAATTTGTTTTATATTAGACTATTCAGGGATATAAAGTTGGTTACAGATGTAAAAAATAAGCTTCGAGAGACCTTGAATGGTTTCCCAAAGCTTTAAAGATCTATTCAAATATACTTGGATTTTTCCCGTCATAAACAACTTTTTTATAATGATCTGGATCAGTATCCCCCTCTGTACTGAAGCATAATATTACTGAGTTTTCATCCAGTTGTAATTTATCTTTTAATTCTTTCAATTCTTCTCTTTCCATTAATAGAGATACAAGACCTAATCCAACTGCTCCTGATTCTCCTGATACCACCTTTTCGTCACTTCCTATAGGATTTGCTAAAACTCTCATTCCTCTAGCTGCTACATAGTCAGGACATGATACATATGCACTAGCAAAATCTCGTAAGATTTCCCAAGTAACTGTATTTGGCTCACCACAAGCTAAACCAGCCATAATAGTATCTAAGTCGCCAGTAACTGCATGAGGTTTATCATCATTAGCTAATGCTGACTTATATATACAAGCTGCTTTTTCAGGCTCTACTATTGTAGTTATTGGTAATTGCGCCTTAAATATATTTGCATAATATCCTAAAATTCCTCCTGCGAAGGATCCTACTCCTGCTTGTAAAAATACATGCGTAGGTCTAATTACACCTTCTAGCTTCATTTGATCTAAAGCCTCAGCTGCCATAGTAGTATAACCTTGACAAATCCAGTTAGGAACTTTTTCATATCCTTCCCACGCTGTATCTTGAACTATATATCCACCTATTTCTTCAGCCTTTTCTTTAGACTTTCTTACAGCGTCATCATAATTAACATCTAAAATAGAGGCATCTGCGCCTGCATCTTTAATATGTTGAAGTCTTCTTAAAGAAGAATCCTTTGGCATGTATACAATGGATTTACAGCCTAATTGAGTTGCAGCCCATGCTACTGCTCTTCCATGATTTCCATCAGTTGCAGTAACAAATACCATGTCCTTAATCTTCTCTGCAACTTCAGGTGATTTAAAGTAGTCAAAGCTTACTGAATTAATATCAACATCTAATTTCTCACATAAGACCTTTGCTATGGCATAAGTTACACCTAAACCTTTAAATGCATTTAATCCAAATCTATAGGATTCATCCTTAACATAGACCTTTGAAACCCCTAACTCTTTAGCCAAATTATCCAAACTTACTAATGGGGTAGCTTTATAACCCTCAACAGTAGTATGAAAATTTCTCACACCTTTAGTTTCTGATTCACTTAGGAAACTTGGCTGTTCATTTGCTTTTTTATCGCTTATTACAGCTTTTATTCCATATATTTTATTTATCTTTTCCATTTACATCTTCTCCTTCTAGTTACCCCCTATATCTTCAATTTGTCTACTTTATCAATTTACTATAAAAGACGCACCTTAATTAACTCACCGAAAAATTCTGCTCCATTAGATTGGCAAATACCTCAGTAATTCTTTTTATTCTCGTTTCAATTTGCTCTTGTACACCAGGTTAGGAACTTCTTGTATCTTCTAAAGCATCAGTTTTACCAATCCCTGTTTCAACTTCATATCCCATTACTTAGTTTCTGTAAGTTTAGACACTACATCTAATAATACATTTGCCCCAGCAACTAAGTCATCTCCTGGTGTGAACTCTTTAGGGTTGTGGCTGATTCCATCTACGCTAGGTACGAAAATCATAGCTGTAGGACAAATACAAGCCAGCATTTGAGCATCTTGACCAGCTCCTGATGTCATTCGTTTGGATTCTAAACCACGTTCCTTAGCAGCATTCTCTACTAACTTGACAATGTTTTCATCGAAGATAACAGGTTCAAATCTAACTAATCTTTCTGTAGAAATCTTTACACCATCAGTTTCAGCAAGTTGTTTTAGGTATTCATCAAGTGCAGATTCCTCTTCCTTCAACCTATCCTCATTAGGATTACGTAAATCTACAGTAAAGGTAGCACGTGAGGGAATTACATTAATTGCATTTGGTTCTAATTCAATACATCCAACAGTAGCTACTGTAGTTGCATTTGAATTGTTGCAACGATCACGTAAGAATGTGATAACCTTAGCTGCTGCTAGACCTGCATCTTTTCTCATTGCTGTAGGTGTTGTACCAGCATGGTTTGCTACACCATCAATTGTAACCCTTTGCCAAGAGATACCTTGAAGGTTCTCCACTGCACCTATAGGTGTTTTAATACTATCAAGTATTGGACCTTGCTCTATATGAAGCTCAATGAAAGCATGAGGTTTTAAGAATCCAGGTTCAACTGTACCTTCATATCCAATCCTCTTAAGCTCTTCACCCAATATAGTACCATCAGTTCCAACTGTTGCGAGTGCTTCATCTAAAGATAGACCTCCTGCATATACAAGGGAACCCATCATATCAGGTGCATAACGGACTCCTTCCTCATTTGTAAATACTCCAACTACTATTGGTCGTGAAGGGGTATATCCTTCTTCTTTTAAAGTCTTAATCACTTCTATACCACCAATTACACCATAACAACCGTCATAAATACCTGCGTTTATAACAGTGTCAATATGTGAGCCAACCATAAGTGGTTCTTGACTCTCATTTTCAAGACTACTCCATATCCCGGAGATATTTCCTAT
The DNA window shown above is from Tissierella sp. Yu-01 and carries:
- a CDS encoding DUF6472 family protein, which translates into the protein MNFLWDGIATIPVDYYICMMNLDQDEMERFVNYSFDNCPYFKLYDEYKTVKKQN
- a CDS encoding ATP-binding cassette domain-containing protein, coding for MIKVDNLSYSFPQKDLFNNISFELEYGQHCAFIGQSGIGKSTLIDIIMNPERYMFDGKLEIDTNCRIGYVSQFSELDKTKEITVFEYIGEKFIKLQNEINIICAKMETSSDIDTLLEEYQQAIDAFDAIGGDNFESLINKKLNLANLNKHKDKLVFELSGGEFKLIQVIKEMLNNPDLMIMDEPDVFLDFENLNALKNLINSHKGTLLVVTHNRYLLNHCFNKILHLENMEVQEFNGRYIDYNFELLQTKIELQELATAYDEEIQRNEILLEKLRFNANQDAEAAKGKSVNARAKILERLEERRIKAPFLAIKEPDIHFDTDDVNEEDKVVLNVDNYSLTFKDILLENVNFEIKSTDKVAIIGPNGTGKTTLLKEIFENKNDAIGINGDVKIAYLSQIQGETLNDSNTIADEFFDAGFKSYDDIKSCISSYGLDEDMINQKIGSLSGGEKNMLQLAKISGKKANILLLDEPTSHLDTYSQIALEKAIENYKGALLMISHDYYTIVNSMDYVLIIEDKTIRKTSMRKFRKMIYDNYFDKDYLEIEQKKKLVETKIELALKDNDFEHAKILSEELEKLIKLL
- a CDS encoding metallophosphoesterase — its product is MNILDRLTKVFNSSKEINIDDNSRIIIMSDVHRGDGNWSDSFAKNQNTFFTALSYYYKEQYTYIELGDGDELWELNNFKDILREHSDVFWLMSKFYEEDRFYMLYGNHDIVKKSEGFLKDNLYYYYDERKQEDILLFENIVVHEGLVLNYKNDDNKIFLVHGHQVDFINYDIWPITRFLVRHLWRPLELYGVNDVTRTAKNYKKRHKLANKLTQWVMKENHILIAGHNHRPYFPDLESPPYFNDGSCVHPRCITGIEIIDGSIALIKWSVKANEEGLLYVGRDILAGPRKLDFYFSGKG
- the dpaL gene encoding diaminopropionate ammonia-lyase, producing MEKINKIYGIKAVISDKKANEQPSFLSESETKGVRNFHTTVEGYKATPLVSLDNLAKELGVSKVYVKDESYRFGLNAFKGLGVTYAIAKVLCEKLDVDINSVSFDYFKSPEVAEKIKDMVFVTATDGNHGRAVAWAATQLGCKSIVYMPKDSSLRRLQHIKDAGADASILDVNYDDAVRKSKEKAEEIGGYIVQDTAWEGYEKVPNWICQGYTTMAAEALDQMKLEGVIRPTHVFLQAGVGSFAGGILGYYANIFKAQLPITTIVEPEKAACIYKSALANDDKPHAVTGDLDTIMAGLACGEPNTVTWEILRDFASAYVSCPDYVAARGMRVLANPIGSDEKVVSGESGAVGLGLVSLLMEREELKELKDKLQLDENSVILCFSTEGDTDPDHYKKVVYDGKNPSIFE
- a CDS encoding Zn-dependent hydrolase, which produces MKSKLSINGERLLSRLKELGQIGVDEEGKLTRLAASDTNKEGRDAVVAWMKDADLKIVVDRIGNISGIWSSLENESQEPLMVGSHIDTVINAGIYDGCYGVIGGIEVIKTLKEEGYTPSRPIVVGVFTNEEGVRYAPDMMGSLVYAGGLSLDEALATVGTDGTILGEELKRIGYEGTVEPGFLKPHAFIELHIEQGPILDSIKTPIGAVENLQGISWQRVTIDGVANHAGTTPTAMRKDAGLAAAKVITFLRDRCNNSNATTVATVGCIELEPNAINVIPSRATFTVDLRNPNEDRLKEEESALDEYLKQLAETDGVKISTERLVRFEPVIFDENIVKLVENAAKERGLESKRMTSGAGQDAQMLACICPTAMIFVPSVDGISHNPKEFTPGDDLVAGANVLLDVVSKLTETK